AGCTAGAACACTTCATGTCTTATAATAGTTATTTTAACTCTTTTCTTTCTACTTATCTCAATATAAATAAAGTTGGCGTAATGCACAAATTTAAAGAACTTTTACTGTattcaatttaaattttgtaGAAATTAAATTATCCGACATAATTGTGCAGTTCCCTCGACGTTAGCTTAAAAGACTTTTTGCATGTtgtacataattttataaaaggacagcccggtgcacttaagctcgcGCTATGCACAggatccggggaagggcccgaccacaagggtctgttgtacgcagccttaccttgcatttctgccagaggctgtttccaaggcttgaacccgtgacctcctggtcacatgacaacaactttaccagttactccaaggctcccttCGTTGTACATAATTTTATAGAGTCCTAAAAATTGAGAACTTTTTAGTAGGAATCTCTTTGCTATCTTAATGGGCCTAATCTAGCACTAATAGGAATTAATTAGGTCATCGATAAAATTAtagattatttttaatttattttatattataaaataaaaagttaaactCAATACGACGACGTTGCGTATCATTAGCATTTCCTAACCAAGTCCACCATTCCACCTACCCATAATCAATATCCCCCATCTCCATTCCCGCCGGCCACTCTCCATAGTTTCCGATCTAAAATCTCTCACTACTAAAACCCTAACAAAATCCCTAAATTGAGTTGATACAATACAATGGGAAAAGGAGGTGGTTGTGTTCCCAGCAAGAAGAAGATTTCCAAATCTACCTCCCAAAACCCACCACCCATCCCCTCCGGCGAGCCTGATTCCGCCACAAACGACGTAGTTCCTTCAACCGAACGCTCCATAGACACATTAACACCGGCAAACACCCAGAACCTGAAATTATTCATCATATTTTACTCCATGTATGGACACGTTGAGAGCTTAGCAAGGAGAATGAAGAAAGGAGTTGAAGCCGTGGATGGTGTGGATGCTGTTCTTTATCGGATACCCGAAACCCTATCCGAAGAGATTCTTGTTCAAATGCGGGCCCCGGTGAAGGATGATTCAATTCCGGAAATACCCTCACCGGAAGAGCTTGTTAATGCTGATGGGTTCTTGTTCGGGTTCCCGACGAGGTATGGGTGCATGGCGGCTCAAATGAAGGCGTTTTTTGATTCTACTGGGCAGCTATGGAGTGAGCAGAAACTCGCGGGAAAGCCCGCTGGGTTTTTCGTCAGTACTGGGACTCAAGGAGGTGGACAAGAGACCACTGCGTAAGctttaatcatttttgaatCGTTAAATTGAATAGATATTTTGATCGAGTTGTTATATAAATATGATCAGTTTTTGTGAACATTTTACAAGTAGGTAAAGCCAGTATGTGCGTGTTGTGTAAATAGAGT
The sequence above is a segment of the Solanum dulcamara chromosome 11, daSolDulc1.2, whole genome shotgun sequence genome. Coding sequences within it:
- the LOC129874580 gene encoding probable NAD(P)H dehydrogenase (quinone) FQR1-like 2; amino-acid sequence: MGKGGGCVPSKKKISKSTSQNPPPIPSGEPDSATNDVVPSTERSIDTLTPANTQNLKLFIIFYSMYGHVESLARRMKKGVEAVDGVDAVLYRIPETLSEEILVQMRAPVKDDSIPEIPSPEELVNADGFLFGFPTRYGCMAAQMKAFFDSTGQLWSEQKLAGKPAGFFVSTGTQGGGQETTAWTAITQLAHHGMLFVPIGYTFGAGMFKMESIRGGTPYGAGVFAGDGTREASDTELALAEHQGKYMAAVVKKLVQD